In Choloepus didactylus isolate mChoDid1 chromosome 18, mChoDid1.pri, whole genome shotgun sequence, a single genomic region encodes these proteins:
- the GGNBP2 gene encoding gametogenetin-binding protein 2 isoform X1 codes for MARLVAVCREGEEEFPFERRQIPLYIDDTLTMVMEFPDNMLNLDGHQNNGAQLKQFIQRHSMLKQQDLSIAMVVTSREVLSALSQLVPCVGCRRSVERLFSQLVESGNPALEPLTVGPKGVLSVTRSCMTDAKKLYTLFYVHGSKLNDMIDAIPKSKKNKRCQLHSLDTHKPKPLGEGSSSSVSSEKLSTDKRSSEDHRKDSKCRIIFHYGPFQGTARGCWMDVWELMSQECRDEVVLIDSSCLLETLETYLRKHRFCTDCKNKVLRAYNILIGELDCSKEKGYCAALYEGLRCCPHERHIHVCCETDFIAHLLGRAEPEFAGGYERRERHAKTIDIAQEEVLTCLGIHLYERLHRIWQKLRAEEQTWQMLFYLGVDALRKSFEMTVEKVQGISRLEQLCEEFSEEERVRELKQEKKRQKRKNRRKNKCVCDIPAPLQTTDEKGVSQEKETDFIENSCEACGSTEDGNNCVEVIVTNENTSCTCPSSSNLLGSPKIKKGLSPHCNGSDCGYSSSMEGSETGSREGSDVACTEGICNHDEHGDDSCVHHCEEKEDDGDSCVECWANSEESNTKGKNKKKKKKSKMLKCDEHIQKLGSCITDSGNRETSGNTVRTVFHRDKTKDAYPESCCSSEKAGQPLPWFEHRKNVPQFAEPTEMSFSPDSGKGAKSLVELLDESECTSDEEIFISQDEIQSFMANNQSFYSNREQYRQHLKEKFNKYCRLNDHKRPICSGWLTTAGAN; via the exons ATGGCGCGACTGGTGGCAGTGtgcagggaaggggaggaggagttCCCCTTCGAGAGGAGGCAGATTCCTCTCTACATTGACGACACCCTCACG ATGGTGATGGAGTTTCCTGACAATATGTTAAATCTCGATGGGCATCAGAATAATGGTGCACAACTAAAGCAGTTCATTCAG cGACATAGTATGCTTAAACAACAAGATCTCAGTATTGCCATGGTGGTGACATCACGTGAAGTCTTGAGTGCACTTTCTCAGCTCGTCCCATGTGTTGGTTGTCGTCGCAGTGTGGAGCGCCTCTTTTCCCAGCTTGTAGAGTCTGGAAATCCTGCCCTTGAACCCCTGACAGTAGGGCCAAAGGGTGTCCTATCTGTAACTCGAAGCTGCATGACTGATGCAAAGAAGctttatacattattttatgtacatGG gtcCAAACTAAATGACATGATAGATGCTATTCCAAAAAGTAAGAAGAACAAGAGATGTCAGTTGCACTCCTTAGATACGCACAAACCAAAACCTTTGGG TGAAGGGAGCAGTAGCAGTGtcagttcagagaagttaagtacaGATAAGAGAAGTAGTGAAGACCACAGGAAGGACAGCAAGTGTAGGATCATTTTCCATTATGGACCTTTCCAGGGAACAGCCAG aGGTTGTTGGATGGATGTGTGGGAACTAATGTCCCAGGAATGCAGGGATGAAGTAGTCTTAATTGACTCTAGCTGTCTTTTAGAAACACTAGAAACATACCTGCGAAAACACAG GTTTTGCACTGATTGCAAAAATAAAGTCCTCCGAGCATACAATATCCTTATTGGTGAACTGGATTGCAGCAAAGAGAAGGGCTACTGTGCTGCACTTTATGAAGGCTTACGGTGTTGCCCACATGAACGACACATACATGTTTGCTGTGAAACAGACTTCATTGCACATCTTTTGGGTCGTGCTGAGCCAGAGTTCGCAGGAGGGTATGA aCGAAGAGAACGACATGCAAAGACAATAGATATAGCTCAAGAAGAAGTCCTGACCTGCCTGGGTATTCATCTTTATGAAAGACTGCATCGAATCTGGCAAAAACTGCGGGCAGAAGAGCAGACGTGGCAGATGCTTTTCTATCTTGGTGTTGATGCTTTACGCAAGAGTTTTGAG ATGACTGTGGAAAAAGTACAAGGCATTAGCCGATTGGAACAACTTTGTGAAGAATTTTCAGAGGAAGAACGAGTAAGAGAActcaagcaagaaaagaaacGCCAAAAACGGAAGAACAGAcgaaaaaataaatgtgtatgtgATATTCCTGCTCCCTTACAAACAACAGATGAAAAAGGAGTAAGCCAAGAGAAG GAAACAGACTTCATAGAAAACAGCTGCGAAGCCTGTGGCAGCACTGAAGATGGTAATAATTGTGTAGAAGTAATTGTTACCAATGAAAATACATCATGTACCTGTCCTAGCAGCAGCAATCTTTTGGGGTCCCCTAAAATAAAGAAAG GCTTATCTCCACACTGTAATGGCAGTGATTGTGGATATTCATCCAGCATGGAAGGGAGTGAAACAGGTTCTCGAGAGGGTTCAGATGTAGCCTGCACAGAAGGCATTTGTAATCACGATGAACATG GTGATGACTCTTGTGTTCATCATTGTGAAGAGAAAGAGGATGATGGCGATAGTTGTGTCGAATGTTGGGCAAATTCTGAAGAGAgtaacacaaaaggaaaaaataaaaagaagaaaaagaaaagcaagatgttaaaatgtgaTGAACAT ATCCAAAAGCTTGGAAGCTGTATTACAGATTCAGGTAATCGCGAGACCTCAGGAAATACCGTGCGCACAGTGTTTCACCGTGACAAGACCAAAGATGCATATCCTGAAAGTTGTTGCAGCTCTGAAAAGGCTGGGCAGCCACTGCCTTGGTTTGAGCATAGGAAAAATGTTCCACAGTTTGCAGAACCTACAGAAATGTCATTCAGTCCCGATTCCGGAAAAGGTGCCAAGAGCTTAGTTGAACTCCTT GATGAATCTGAATGTACTTCAGATGAGGAAATCTTTATCTCACAAGATGAAATACAGTCATTTATGGCTAATAACCAGTCTTTCTACAGCAACAGAGAACAGTACCGACAGCATCTGAAGGAGAAATTTAATAAATACTGCCGCTTAAATGATCACAAGAGGCCCATTTGTAGTGGCTGGTTGACAACGGCTGGagcaaattaa
- the GGNBP2 gene encoding gametogenetin-binding protein 2 isoform X5, giving the protein MDLSREQPGKIKQSFTLPNPPQPLPPLYIFHLIYSSYSLIFVCFFRGCWMDVWELMSQECRDEVVLIDSSCLLETLETYLRKHRFCTDCKNKVLRAYNILIGELDCSKEKGYCAALYEGLRCCPHERHIHVCCETDFIAHLLGRAEPEFAGGYERRERHAKTIDIAQEEVLTCLGIHLYERLHRIWQKLRAEEQTWQMLFYLGVDALRKSFEMTVEKVQGISRLEQLCEEFSEEERVRELKQEKKRQKRKNRRKNKCVCDIPAPLQTTDEKGVSQEKETDFIENSCEACGSTEDGNNCVEVIVTNENTSCTCPSSSNLLGSPKIKKGLSPHCNGSDCGYSSSMEGSETGSREGSDVACTEGICNHDEHGDDSCVHHCEEKEDDGDSCVECWANSEESNTKGKNKKKKKKSKMLKCDEHIQKLGSCITDSGNRETSGNTVRTVFHRDKTKDAYPESCCSSEKAGQPLPWFEHRKNVPQFAEPTEMSFSPDSGKGAKSLVELLDESECTSDEEIFISQDEIQSFMANNQSFYSNREQYRQHLKEKFNKYCRLNDHKRPICSGWLTTAGAN; this is encoded by the exons ATGGACCTTTCCAGGGAACAGCCAGGTAAAATCAAGCAATCCTTTACTCTACCCAACCCCCCTCAGCCCCTCCCCCCCTTATATATATTTCACCTTATATATTCCTCCTATTCACtaatatttgtttgtttcttcagaGGTTGTTGGATGGATGTGTGGGAACTAATGTCCCAGGAATGCAGGGATGAAGTAGTCTTAATTGACTCTAGCTGTCTTTTAGAAACACTAGAAACATACCTGCGAAAACACAG GTTTTGCACTGATTGCAAAAATAAAGTCCTCCGAGCATACAATATCCTTATTGGTGAACTGGATTGCAGCAAAGAGAAGGGCTACTGTGCTGCACTTTATGAAGGCTTACGGTGTTGCCCACATGAACGACACATACATGTTTGCTGTGAAACAGACTTCATTGCACATCTTTTGGGTCGTGCTGAGCCAGAGTTCGCAGGAGGGTATGA aCGAAGAGAACGACATGCAAAGACAATAGATATAGCTCAAGAAGAAGTCCTGACCTGCCTGGGTATTCATCTTTATGAAAGACTGCATCGAATCTGGCAAAAACTGCGGGCAGAAGAGCAGACGTGGCAGATGCTTTTCTATCTTGGTGTTGATGCTTTACGCAAGAGTTTTGAG ATGACTGTGGAAAAAGTACAAGGCATTAGCCGATTGGAACAACTTTGTGAAGAATTTTCAGAGGAAGAACGAGTAAGAGAActcaagcaagaaaagaaacGCCAAAAACGGAAGAACAGAcgaaaaaataaatgtgtatgtgATATTCCTGCTCCCTTACAAACAACAGATGAAAAAGGAGTAAGCCAAGAGAAG GAAACAGACTTCATAGAAAACAGCTGCGAAGCCTGTGGCAGCACTGAAGATGGTAATAATTGTGTAGAAGTAATTGTTACCAATGAAAATACATCATGTACCTGTCCTAGCAGCAGCAATCTTTTGGGGTCCCCTAAAATAAAGAAAG GCTTATCTCCACACTGTAATGGCAGTGATTGTGGATATTCATCCAGCATGGAAGGGAGTGAAACAGGTTCTCGAGAGGGTTCAGATGTAGCCTGCACAGAAGGCATTTGTAATCACGATGAACATG GTGATGACTCTTGTGTTCATCATTGTGAAGAGAAAGAGGATGATGGCGATAGTTGTGTCGAATGTTGGGCAAATTCTGAAGAGAgtaacacaaaaggaaaaaataaaaagaagaaaaagaaaagcaagatgttaaaatgtgaTGAACAT ATCCAAAAGCTTGGAAGCTGTATTACAGATTCAGGTAATCGCGAGACCTCAGGAAATACCGTGCGCACAGTGTTTCACCGTGACAAGACCAAAGATGCATATCCTGAAAGTTGTTGCAGCTCTGAAAAGGCTGGGCAGCCACTGCCTTGGTTTGAGCATAGGAAAAATGTTCCACAGTTTGCAGAACCTACAGAAATGTCATTCAGTCCCGATTCCGGAAAAGGTGCCAAGAGCTTAGTTGAACTCCTT GATGAATCTGAATGTACTTCAGATGAGGAAATCTTTATCTCACAAGATGAAATACAGTCATTTATGGCTAATAACCAGTCTTTCTACAGCAACAGAGAACAGTACCGACAGCATCTGAAGGAGAAATTTAATAAATACTGCCGCTTAAATGATCACAAGAGGCCCATTTGTAGTGGCTGGTTGACAACGGCTGGagcaaattaa
- the GGNBP2 gene encoding gametogenetin-binding protein 2 isoform X2, protein MARLVAVCREGEEEFPFERRQIPLYIDDTLTMVMEFPDNMLNLDGHQNNGAQLKQFIQRHSMLKQQDLSIAMVVTSREVLSALSQLVPCVGCRRSVERLFSQLVESGNPALEPLTVGPKGVLSVTRSCMTDAKKLYTLFYVHGSKLNDMIDAIPKSKKNKRCQLHSLDTHKPKPLGEGSSSSVSSEKLSTDKRSSEDHRKDSKCRIIFHYGPFQGTARGCWMDVWELMSQECRDEVVLIDSSCLLETLETYLRKHRFCTDCKNKVLRAYNILIGELDCSKEKGYCAALYEGLRCCPHERHIHVCCETDFIAHLLGRAEPEFAGGRRERHAKTIDIAQEEVLTCLGIHLYERLHRIWQKLRAEEQTWQMLFYLGVDALRKSFEMTVEKVQGISRLEQLCEEFSEEERVRELKQEKKRQKRKNRRKNKCVCDIPAPLQTTDEKGVSQEKETDFIENSCEACGSTEDGNNCVEVIVTNENTSCTCPSSSNLLGSPKIKKGLSPHCNGSDCGYSSSMEGSETGSREGSDVACTEGICNHDEHGDDSCVHHCEEKEDDGDSCVECWANSEESNTKGKNKKKKKKSKMLKCDEHIQKLGSCITDSGNRETSGNTVRTVFHRDKTKDAYPESCCSSEKAGQPLPWFEHRKNVPQFAEPTEMSFSPDSGKGAKSLVELLDESECTSDEEIFISQDEIQSFMANNQSFYSNREQYRQHLKEKFNKYCRLNDHKRPICSGWLTTAGAN, encoded by the exons ATGGCGCGACTGGTGGCAGTGtgcagggaaggggaggaggagttCCCCTTCGAGAGGAGGCAGATTCCTCTCTACATTGACGACACCCTCACG ATGGTGATGGAGTTTCCTGACAATATGTTAAATCTCGATGGGCATCAGAATAATGGTGCACAACTAAAGCAGTTCATTCAG cGACATAGTATGCTTAAACAACAAGATCTCAGTATTGCCATGGTGGTGACATCACGTGAAGTCTTGAGTGCACTTTCTCAGCTCGTCCCATGTGTTGGTTGTCGTCGCAGTGTGGAGCGCCTCTTTTCCCAGCTTGTAGAGTCTGGAAATCCTGCCCTTGAACCCCTGACAGTAGGGCCAAAGGGTGTCCTATCTGTAACTCGAAGCTGCATGACTGATGCAAAGAAGctttatacattattttatgtacatGG gtcCAAACTAAATGACATGATAGATGCTATTCCAAAAAGTAAGAAGAACAAGAGATGTCAGTTGCACTCCTTAGATACGCACAAACCAAAACCTTTGGG TGAAGGGAGCAGTAGCAGTGtcagttcagagaagttaagtacaGATAAGAGAAGTAGTGAAGACCACAGGAAGGACAGCAAGTGTAGGATCATTTTCCATTATGGACCTTTCCAGGGAACAGCCAG aGGTTGTTGGATGGATGTGTGGGAACTAATGTCCCAGGAATGCAGGGATGAAGTAGTCTTAATTGACTCTAGCTGTCTTTTAGAAACACTAGAAACATACCTGCGAAAACACAG GTTTTGCACTGATTGCAAAAATAAAGTCCTCCGAGCATACAATATCCTTATTGGTGAACTGGATTGCAGCAAAGAGAAGGGCTACTGTGCTGCACTTTATGAAGGCTTACGGTGTTGCCCACATGAACGACACATACATGTTTGCTGTGAAACAGACTTCATTGCACATCTTTTGGGTCGTGCTGAGCCAGAGTTCGCAGGAGG aCGAAGAGAACGACATGCAAAGACAATAGATATAGCTCAAGAAGAAGTCCTGACCTGCCTGGGTATTCATCTTTATGAAAGACTGCATCGAATCTGGCAAAAACTGCGGGCAGAAGAGCAGACGTGGCAGATGCTTTTCTATCTTGGTGTTGATGCTTTACGCAAGAGTTTTGAG ATGACTGTGGAAAAAGTACAAGGCATTAGCCGATTGGAACAACTTTGTGAAGAATTTTCAGAGGAAGAACGAGTAAGAGAActcaagcaagaaaagaaacGCCAAAAACGGAAGAACAGAcgaaaaaataaatgtgtatgtgATATTCCTGCTCCCTTACAAACAACAGATGAAAAAGGAGTAAGCCAAGAGAAG GAAACAGACTTCATAGAAAACAGCTGCGAAGCCTGTGGCAGCACTGAAGATGGTAATAATTGTGTAGAAGTAATTGTTACCAATGAAAATACATCATGTACCTGTCCTAGCAGCAGCAATCTTTTGGGGTCCCCTAAAATAAAGAAAG GCTTATCTCCACACTGTAATGGCAGTGATTGTGGATATTCATCCAGCATGGAAGGGAGTGAAACAGGTTCTCGAGAGGGTTCAGATGTAGCCTGCACAGAAGGCATTTGTAATCACGATGAACATG GTGATGACTCTTGTGTTCATCATTGTGAAGAGAAAGAGGATGATGGCGATAGTTGTGTCGAATGTTGGGCAAATTCTGAAGAGAgtaacacaaaaggaaaaaataaaaagaagaaaaagaaaagcaagatgttaaaatgtgaTGAACAT ATCCAAAAGCTTGGAAGCTGTATTACAGATTCAGGTAATCGCGAGACCTCAGGAAATACCGTGCGCACAGTGTTTCACCGTGACAAGACCAAAGATGCATATCCTGAAAGTTGTTGCAGCTCTGAAAAGGCTGGGCAGCCACTGCCTTGGTTTGAGCATAGGAAAAATGTTCCACAGTTTGCAGAACCTACAGAAATGTCATTCAGTCCCGATTCCGGAAAAGGTGCCAAGAGCTTAGTTGAACTCCTT GATGAATCTGAATGTACTTCAGATGAGGAAATCTTTATCTCACAAGATGAAATACAGTCATTTATGGCTAATAACCAGTCTTTCTACAGCAACAGAGAACAGTACCGACAGCATCTGAAGGAGAAATTTAATAAATACTGCCGCTTAAATGATCACAAGAGGCCCATTTGTAGTGGCTGGTTGACAACGGCTGGagcaaattaa
- the GGNBP2 gene encoding gametogenetin-binding protein 2 isoform X3, with protein sequence MARLVAVCREGEEEFPFERRQIPLYIDDTLTMVMEFPDNMLNLDGHQNNGAQLKQFIQRHSMLKQQDLSIAMVVTSREVLSALSQLVPCVGCRRSVERLFSQLVESGNPALEPLTVGPKGVLSVTRSCMTDAKKLYTLFYVHGSKLNDMIDAIPKSKKNKRCQLHSLDTHKPKPLGGCWMDVWELMSQECRDEVVLIDSSCLLETLETYLRKHRFCTDCKNKVLRAYNILIGELDCSKEKGYCAALYEGLRCCPHERHIHVCCETDFIAHLLGRAEPEFAGGYERRERHAKTIDIAQEEVLTCLGIHLYERLHRIWQKLRAEEQTWQMLFYLGVDALRKSFEMTVEKVQGISRLEQLCEEFSEEERVRELKQEKKRQKRKNRRKNKCVCDIPAPLQTTDEKGVSQEKETDFIENSCEACGSTEDGNNCVEVIVTNENTSCTCPSSSNLLGSPKIKKGLSPHCNGSDCGYSSSMEGSETGSREGSDVACTEGICNHDEHGDDSCVHHCEEKEDDGDSCVECWANSEESNTKGKNKKKKKKSKMLKCDEHIQKLGSCITDSGNRETSGNTVRTVFHRDKTKDAYPESCCSSEKAGQPLPWFEHRKNVPQFAEPTEMSFSPDSGKGAKSLVELLDESECTSDEEIFISQDEIQSFMANNQSFYSNREQYRQHLKEKFNKYCRLNDHKRPICSGWLTTAGAN encoded by the exons ATGGCGCGACTGGTGGCAGTGtgcagggaaggggaggaggagttCCCCTTCGAGAGGAGGCAGATTCCTCTCTACATTGACGACACCCTCACG ATGGTGATGGAGTTTCCTGACAATATGTTAAATCTCGATGGGCATCAGAATAATGGTGCACAACTAAAGCAGTTCATTCAG cGACATAGTATGCTTAAACAACAAGATCTCAGTATTGCCATGGTGGTGACATCACGTGAAGTCTTGAGTGCACTTTCTCAGCTCGTCCCATGTGTTGGTTGTCGTCGCAGTGTGGAGCGCCTCTTTTCCCAGCTTGTAGAGTCTGGAAATCCTGCCCTTGAACCCCTGACAGTAGGGCCAAAGGGTGTCCTATCTGTAACTCGAAGCTGCATGACTGATGCAAAGAAGctttatacattattttatgtacatGG gtcCAAACTAAATGACATGATAGATGCTATTCCAAAAAGTAAGAAGAACAAGAGATGTCAGTTGCACTCCTTAGATACGCACAAACCAAAACCTTTGGG aGGTTGTTGGATGGATGTGTGGGAACTAATGTCCCAGGAATGCAGGGATGAAGTAGTCTTAATTGACTCTAGCTGTCTTTTAGAAACACTAGAAACATACCTGCGAAAACACAG GTTTTGCACTGATTGCAAAAATAAAGTCCTCCGAGCATACAATATCCTTATTGGTGAACTGGATTGCAGCAAAGAGAAGGGCTACTGTGCTGCACTTTATGAAGGCTTACGGTGTTGCCCACATGAACGACACATACATGTTTGCTGTGAAACAGACTTCATTGCACATCTTTTGGGTCGTGCTGAGCCAGAGTTCGCAGGAGGGTATGA aCGAAGAGAACGACATGCAAAGACAATAGATATAGCTCAAGAAGAAGTCCTGACCTGCCTGGGTATTCATCTTTATGAAAGACTGCATCGAATCTGGCAAAAACTGCGGGCAGAAGAGCAGACGTGGCAGATGCTTTTCTATCTTGGTGTTGATGCTTTACGCAAGAGTTTTGAG ATGACTGTGGAAAAAGTACAAGGCATTAGCCGATTGGAACAACTTTGTGAAGAATTTTCAGAGGAAGAACGAGTAAGAGAActcaagcaagaaaagaaacGCCAAAAACGGAAGAACAGAcgaaaaaataaatgtgtatgtgATATTCCTGCTCCCTTACAAACAACAGATGAAAAAGGAGTAAGCCAAGAGAAG GAAACAGACTTCATAGAAAACAGCTGCGAAGCCTGTGGCAGCACTGAAGATGGTAATAATTGTGTAGAAGTAATTGTTACCAATGAAAATACATCATGTACCTGTCCTAGCAGCAGCAATCTTTTGGGGTCCCCTAAAATAAAGAAAG GCTTATCTCCACACTGTAATGGCAGTGATTGTGGATATTCATCCAGCATGGAAGGGAGTGAAACAGGTTCTCGAGAGGGTTCAGATGTAGCCTGCACAGAAGGCATTTGTAATCACGATGAACATG GTGATGACTCTTGTGTTCATCATTGTGAAGAGAAAGAGGATGATGGCGATAGTTGTGTCGAATGTTGGGCAAATTCTGAAGAGAgtaacacaaaaggaaaaaataaaaagaagaaaaagaaaagcaagatgttaaaatgtgaTGAACAT ATCCAAAAGCTTGGAAGCTGTATTACAGATTCAGGTAATCGCGAGACCTCAGGAAATACCGTGCGCACAGTGTTTCACCGTGACAAGACCAAAGATGCATATCCTGAAAGTTGTTGCAGCTCTGAAAAGGCTGGGCAGCCACTGCCTTGGTTTGAGCATAGGAAAAATGTTCCACAGTTTGCAGAACCTACAGAAATGTCATTCAGTCCCGATTCCGGAAAAGGTGCCAAGAGCTTAGTTGAACTCCTT GATGAATCTGAATGTACTTCAGATGAGGAAATCTTTATCTCACAAGATGAAATACAGTCATTTATGGCTAATAACCAGTCTTTCTACAGCAACAGAGAACAGTACCGACAGCATCTGAAGGAGAAATTTAATAAATACTGCCGCTTAAATGATCACAAGAGGCCCATTTGTAGTGGCTGGTTGACAACGGCTGGagcaaattaa
- the GGNBP2 gene encoding gametogenetin-binding protein 2 isoform X4 produces MARLVAVCREGEEEFPFERRQIPLYIDDTLTMVMEFPDNMLNLDGHQNNGAQLKQFIQRHSMLKQQDLSIAMVVTSREVLSALSQLVPCVGCRRSVERLFSQLVESGNPALEPLTVGPKGVLSVTRSCMTDAKKLYTLFYVHGSKLNDMIDAIPKSKKNKRCQLHSLDTHKPKPLGGCWMDVWELMSQECRDEVVLIDSSCLLETLETYLRKHRFCTDCKNKVLRAYNILIGELDCSKEKGYCAALYEGLRCCPHERHIHVCCETDFIAHLLGRAEPEFAGGRRERHAKTIDIAQEEVLTCLGIHLYERLHRIWQKLRAEEQTWQMLFYLGVDALRKSFEMTVEKVQGISRLEQLCEEFSEEERVRELKQEKKRQKRKNRRKNKCVCDIPAPLQTTDEKGVSQEKETDFIENSCEACGSTEDGNNCVEVIVTNENTSCTCPSSSNLLGSPKIKKGLSPHCNGSDCGYSSSMEGSETGSREGSDVACTEGICNHDEHGDDSCVHHCEEKEDDGDSCVECWANSEESNTKGKNKKKKKKSKMLKCDEHIQKLGSCITDSGNRETSGNTVRTVFHRDKTKDAYPESCCSSEKAGQPLPWFEHRKNVPQFAEPTEMSFSPDSGKGAKSLVELLDESECTSDEEIFISQDEIQSFMANNQSFYSNREQYRQHLKEKFNKYCRLNDHKRPICSGWLTTAGAN; encoded by the exons ATGGCGCGACTGGTGGCAGTGtgcagggaaggggaggaggagttCCCCTTCGAGAGGAGGCAGATTCCTCTCTACATTGACGACACCCTCACG ATGGTGATGGAGTTTCCTGACAATATGTTAAATCTCGATGGGCATCAGAATAATGGTGCACAACTAAAGCAGTTCATTCAG cGACATAGTATGCTTAAACAACAAGATCTCAGTATTGCCATGGTGGTGACATCACGTGAAGTCTTGAGTGCACTTTCTCAGCTCGTCCCATGTGTTGGTTGTCGTCGCAGTGTGGAGCGCCTCTTTTCCCAGCTTGTAGAGTCTGGAAATCCTGCCCTTGAACCCCTGACAGTAGGGCCAAAGGGTGTCCTATCTGTAACTCGAAGCTGCATGACTGATGCAAAGAAGctttatacattattttatgtacatGG gtcCAAACTAAATGACATGATAGATGCTATTCCAAAAAGTAAGAAGAACAAGAGATGTCAGTTGCACTCCTTAGATACGCACAAACCAAAACCTTTGGG aGGTTGTTGGATGGATGTGTGGGAACTAATGTCCCAGGAATGCAGGGATGAAGTAGTCTTAATTGACTCTAGCTGTCTTTTAGAAACACTAGAAACATACCTGCGAAAACACAG GTTTTGCACTGATTGCAAAAATAAAGTCCTCCGAGCATACAATATCCTTATTGGTGAACTGGATTGCAGCAAAGAGAAGGGCTACTGTGCTGCACTTTATGAAGGCTTACGGTGTTGCCCACATGAACGACACATACATGTTTGCTGTGAAACAGACTTCATTGCACATCTTTTGGGTCGTGCTGAGCCAGAGTTCGCAGGAGG aCGAAGAGAACGACATGCAAAGACAATAGATATAGCTCAAGAAGAAGTCCTGACCTGCCTGGGTATTCATCTTTATGAAAGACTGCATCGAATCTGGCAAAAACTGCGGGCAGAAGAGCAGACGTGGCAGATGCTTTTCTATCTTGGTGTTGATGCTTTACGCAAGAGTTTTGAG ATGACTGTGGAAAAAGTACAAGGCATTAGCCGATTGGAACAACTTTGTGAAGAATTTTCAGAGGAAGAACGAGTAAGAGAActcaagcaagaaaagaaacGCCAAAAACGGAAGAACAGAcgaaaaaataaatgtgtatgtgATATTCCTGCTCCCTTACAAACAACAGATGAAAAAGGAGTAAGCCAAGAGAAG GAAACAGACTTCATAGAAAACAGCTGCGAAGCCTGTGGCAGCACTGAAGATGGTAATAATTGTGTAGAAGTAATTGTTACCAATGAAAATACATCATGTACCTGTCCTAGCAGCAGCAATCTTTTGGGGTCCCCTAAAATAAAGAAAG GCTTATCTCCACACTGTAATGGCAGTGATTGTGGATATTCATCCAGCATGGAAGGGAGTGAAACAGGTTCTCGAGAGGGTTCAGATGTAGCCTGCACAGAAGGCATTTGTAATCACGATGAACATG GTGATGACTCTTGTGTTCATCATTGTGAAGAGAAAGAGGATGATGGCGATAGTTGTGTCGAATGTTGGGCAAATTCTGAAGAGAgtaacacaaaaggaaaaaataaaaagaagaaaaagaaaagcaagatgttaaaatgtgaTGAACAT ATCCAAAAGCTTGGAAGCTGTATTACAGATTCAGGTAATCGCGAGACCTCAGGAAATACCGTGCGCACAGTGTTTCACCGTGACAAGACCAAAGATGCATATCCTGAAAGTTGTTGCAGCTCTGAAAAGGCTGGGCAGCCACTGCCTTGGTTTGAGCATAGGAAAAATGTTCCACAGTTTGCAGAACCTACAGAAATGTCATTCAGTCCCGATTCCGGAAAAGGTGCCAAGAGCTTAGTTGAACTCCTT GATGAATCTGAATGTACTTCAGATGAGGAAATCTTTATCTCACAAGATGAAATACAGTCATTTATGGCTAATAACCAGTCTTTCTACAGCAACAGAGAACAGTACCGACAGCATCTGAAGGAGAAATTTAATAAATACTGCCGCTTAAATGATCACAAGAGGCCCATTTGTAGTGGCTGGTTGACAACGGCTGGagcaaattaa